Proteins from a single region of Melospiza georgiana isolate bMelGeo1 chromosome W, bMelGeo1.pri, whole genome shotgun sequence:
- the LOC131095408 gene encoding large ribosomal subunit protein uL22-like: MVRYSLDPDNPTKSCKSRGSNLRVHFKNTRETAQAIKGMHIRKATKYLKDITLKKQCVPFQRYNGGVGRCAQAKQWGWTQGRWPKKSAEFLLHMLKNAESNAELKGLDVDSLVIEHIQVNKAPKMRRRTYRAHGRINPYMSSPCHIEMILTEKEQIVPKPEEEVAQKKKISQKKLKKQKLMARD, translated from the exons ATGGTGCGCTACTCTCTGGATCCAGACAATCCCACGAAAT catGCAAATCACGGGGATCCAACCTGCGAGTGCATTTCAAG AACACTCGAGAAACTGCCCAGGCCATCAAGGGCATGCACATCCGCAAGGCCACCAAGTACTTAAAGGACATCACCTTGAAGAAGCAATGTGTTCCCTTCCAGCGCTACAACGGGGGAGTTGGTAGATGCGCCCAG GCCAAACAGTGGGGCTGGACGCAGGGACGCTGGCCCAAGAAGAGTGCAGAGTTCTTGCTGCACATGCTCAAAAATGCAGAGAGCAATGCTGAGCTCAAG GGTCTTGATGTGGATTCTCTGGTCATTGAGCACATCCAGGTCAACAAGGCTCCCAAAATGCGCCGACGCACCTACAGAGCACATGGTAGGATCAACCCCTACATGAGCTCCCCCTGCCACATCGAGATGATCCTCACCGAGAAGGAGCAGATCGTTCCCAAGCCAGAGGAGGAAGTTgctcaaaagaaaaag atatcccagaagaagctgaagaagCAAAAGCTAATGGCCCGGGATTAA